In one window of Caballeronia sp. TF1N1 DNA:
- a CDS encoding SpoVR family protein, with the protein MNVAEKRPLPCPSDWTVEMIEEYDAEISRVANRYGLDVYPIQLEIISAEQMMDAYASVGMPVNYRHWSFGKHFLSTEKSYRRGQMGLAYEIVINSNPCIAYLMEENTMTMQALVIAHAAYGHNSFFKGNYLFRLWTDAHAIIDYLVYAKNYIAECEERFGLDRVEELLDSCHALMNYGVDRYKRPQKLSLAKEAAMRREREQYLQSQVNELWRTLPNRKAQSAEEIESRYPPEPQENLLYFAEKNAPLLEPWEREVIRIVRKVGQYFYPQRQTQVMNEGWATFWHYTLLNTLYNEGRLEDGFMMEFLHSHSNVVYQPPVTKPYYSGINPYALGFSMMSDIRRICENPTDEDREWFPELAGSDWLESLHYAMRNFKDESFIAQYLSPHLIREMRLFSILDDDMRDSLEVSAIHDGSGYRYVRQALSRQYDIHHREPNIQVYSVNTRGDRSLTLRHFMTDNRHLSNDSDEVLKHMARLWQFDVYLESVDENGTVRKRFDCRYTPPNHAR; encoded by the coding sequence ATGAATGTTGCAGAAAAGCGGCCGCTGCCGTGCCCGTCCGACTGGACCGTCGAGATGATCGAGGAATACGACGCCGAGATATCGCGCGTCGCCAACCGATACGGGCTCGACGTCTATCCCATTCAGCTCGAAATCATCAGCGCCGAACAGATGATGGATGCTTATGCCTCCGTCGGCATGCCGGTGAATTATCGGCACTGGTCCTTCGGCAAGCACTTCTTGTCGACCGAGAAGAGCTATCGGCGCGGGCAGATGGGTCTCGCGTATGAGATCGTCATCAATTCGAACCCATGCATTGCGTACCTCATGGAAGAGAACACGATGACGATGCAGGCGCTCGTCATCGCGCACGCGGCCTACGGGCACAACTCCTTCTTCAAGGGCAATTACCTCTTTCGGCTTTGGACCGACGCGCACGCGATCATCGACTATCTCGTGTATGCGAAGAATTACATCGCCGAATGCGAGGAGCGCTTCGGGCTGGATCGCGTCGAAGAACTGCTCGATTCCTGCCATGCGTTGATGAATTACGGCGTGGATCGCTACAAGCGCCCGCAGAAACTTTCGCTTGCGAAGGAAGCCGCGATGCGGCGTGAACGCGAGCAATATCTGCAGTCGCAAGTCAACGAACTCTGGCGCACCTTGCCGAATCGCAAGGCACAGTCAGCCGAGGAAATCGAAAGCCGTTATCCGCCGGAGCCGCAGGAAAACTTGCTGTACTTCGCGGAAAAGAACGCGCCGCTGCTCGAACCGTGGGAGCGCGAAGTCATTCGTATCGTGCGCAAGGTCGGGCAGTATTTTTATCCGCAGCGGCAGACGCAGGTAATGAACGAAGGCTGGGCCACGTTCTGGCACTACACGCTGCTCAACACGCTCTATAACGAAGGCCGGCTCGAAGACGGCTTCATGATGGAGTTCCTGCATTCGCACAGCAACGTGGTGTATCAGCCGCCCGTGACGAAGCCGTATTACAGCGGGATCAATCCGTACGCGCTCGGCTTTTCGATGATGAGCGACATTCGCCGCATTTGCGAAAACCCGACGGATGAAGATCGCGAGTGGTTCCCCGAACTCGCGGGCAGCGACTGGCTCGAATCGCTGCACTACGCCATGCGCAACTTCAAGGACGAAAGCTTCATCGCGCAGTATTTGTCGCCGCATCTGATCCGGGAAATGCGCCTCTTCTCGATTCTCGACGACGACATGCGCGATTCGCTCGAAGTCTCGGCCATTCACGACGGCAGCGGGTATCGCTATGTGCGGCAGGCGTTGTCGCGTCAATACGACATACATCATCGCGAGCCGAACATTCAGGTCTATTCGGTGAACACGCGCGGCGACCGCAGCCTCACGCTGCGCCACTTCATGACGGACAACCGGCATCTGTCGAACGACAGCGACGAAGTGCTCAAGCACATGGCGCGCTTGTGGCAGTTCGACGTTTATCTGGAGAGCGTCGATGAAAATGGCACGGTGAGAAAGCGCTTCGACTGTCGGTACACGCCGCCGAATCACGCGCGCTGA